The Thermococcus celericrescens genome has a window encoding:
- a CDS encoding chemotaxis protein CheW, which produces MEHQFVAFTVGSEEFCMDISKVREIKEMMPITKVPQAPEEVEGIVNLRGQVIPILNLKKVLGYYEEGPIEDKKIILVDAGEDIVGFVVDDVSDVVSLNEEQIEKVPRALESQQSQYLRGIAKKGDRLLLILELDRFSHNGDSF; this is translated from the coding sequence ATGGAGCACCAGTTTGTTGCATTTACCGTTGGATCAGAGGAGTTCTGCATGGACATTTCGAAAGTTCGTGAGATCAAGGAGATGATGCCAATAACAAAGGTACCACAGGCGCCGGAAGAAGTGGAGGGTATTGTAAATCTAAGGGGACAGGTAATCCCAATATTGAACTTGAAGAAAGTCCTTGGGTACTATGAGGAGGGTCCCATCGAAGACAAGAAGATAATTCTCGTTGATGCCGGGGAGGATATCGTGGGCTTCGTTGTGGACGATGTCTCGGACGTCGTGTCCTTAAATGAGGAACAAATTGAAAAAGTTCCCCGAGCACTGGAATCCCAGCAGAGCCAGTATTTAAGGGGCATCGCCAAGAAGGGGGATAGGCTCCTTTTAATCCTGGAACTGGATAGGTTCTCGCACAATGGCGACTCTTTTTAA
- a CDS encoding amidohydrolase family protein encodes MFALIGTAVDCGSARKNIAVIVENGFIRDVIPRKRVGEYAVDEVYGGDGYIILPGLVNAHTHTAMSKFRGLGEDVPIERWLSDVIWPAELEWEPGDVRRWALLGMAEALANGSTTINDHYFFADEIAKAAQEVGIRAFIGQTVMDTIDFPIAAPEEGFRFFKDWVGKDELVTPTLAPHATNTVSLELMREIGEFARGRNALIHVHLSQSMGEVLEVKRRYGLSPVEYLKRAGVLGDNLIGVHGIYLSDSEVSLYAKSGAALVHCSLSMAKLEGRIAPIIELFERGTNIALGNDSPNPVGLMDMFTEMRFAAVLNKVWRRRTDVASAREVFRWATVGGAKALGLRAGLIKPGYLADLVLINARKAQFLPGENPHSHVVYSARGSDVELVMVNGEIVYRNGLFTKLGKRMEELWAEFRPS; translated from the coding sequence ATGTTCGCACTTATAGGAACCGCCGTTGACTGCGGATCGGCCAGAAAGAACATCGCGGTCATAGTGGAAAACGGGTTCATTCGGGACGTCATCCCCCGGAAAAGGGTCGGTGAATACGCCGTCGATGAAGTTTACGGGGGAGACGGCTACATCATCCTGCCTGGCCTGGTCAACGCCCACACCCACACCGCCATGTCGAAGTTCCGGGGCCTTGGTGAGGACGTGCCTATAGAAAGGTGGCTCAGCGACGTCATATGGCCCGCGGAGCTGGAGTGGGAGCCCGGGGACGTTCGCCGCTGGGCGCTCCTCGGAATGGCTGAGGCGCTGGCCAACGGTTCGACGACGATAAACGACCACTACTTCTTCGCCGACGAAATAGCGAAGGCTGCCCAGGAAGTTGGAATAAGGGCCTTCATCGGCCAGACCGTTATGGATACGATTGACTTCCCTATAGCCGCGCCCGAGGAGGGCTTCAGGTTCTTTAAGGACTGGGTGGGGAAGGATGAGCTCGTGACCCCCACCCTCGCGCCCCACGCCACCAACACGGTGTCCCTCGAGCTGATGAGGGAAATCGGCGAGTTTGCCCGCGGTAGGAACGCCCTGATTCACGTTCACCTCTCCCAGAGCATGGGGGAGGTGCTGGAGGTCAAACGCCGCTACGGTCTCTCCCCCGTGGAATACCTCAAAAGGGCCGGCGTACTTGGGGACAACCTTATTGGCGTCCACGGCATCTATCTGAGCGATTCAGAGGTTTCCCTCTACGCGAAAAGCGGTGCGGCGCTCGTTCACTGCTCCCTGAGCATGGCAAAGCTTGAGGGAAGGATAGCCCCGATAATAGAACTCTTTGAGAGGGGAACGAACATCGCCCTCGGAAACGACTCCCCTAATCCAGTGGGCCTGATGGACATGTTCACGGAGATGCGCTTCGCGGCGGTTCTGAACAAGGTCTGGAGGAGAAGAACTGACGTCGCCTCGGCGAGGGAAGTTTTCCGCTGGGCTACGGTCGGGGGTGCAAAGGCCCTCGGGCTGAGGGCGGGCCTCATAAAGCCCGGCTACCTCGCGGATCTAGTCCTGATAAACGCCAGAAAGGCCCAGTTCCTTCCCGGGGAGAACCCACACTCCCATGTGGTTTACTCGGCCCGGGGAAGCGATGTCGAGCTGGTCATGGTGAACGGAGAGATCGTTTACAGAAACGGCCTGTTCACGAAACTTGGAAAAAGGATGGAGGAGCTGTGGGCGGAGTTCAGACCTTCCTGA
- a CDS encoding methyl-accepting chemotaxis protein — translation MQKALHSDFGYTPRERDLEESINEAFDEVFHILRGVSEENLDSHIQMEINDAIRNLEKLKEALGTTVHTVSEVSHDVQSKIDSLSQNIQGIGEAINQVTEAISQVSIEAQRQQETISEIKNAMDVVQDTVAVTSQATDHVSAAVDEVVSISKEGEERGRLATQEITKIQDVMTNITQTIQAVKEMGKQIGEITNVITGIAGQTNLLALNAAIEAARAGEAGRGFAVVAQEIRKLAEESKDAANNIKKIIETMTERVDEAASAAENGVSVVEEASGILEETIAYMTNINELVSELGPQMEELKQKVEEAENEVQKVLQAVDALAASAEENTAAAEEVSSSAQEQNAALEEISRATDELHRRMEDLIALLTKGL, via the coding sequence ATGCAAAAAGCACTACACTCGGACTTTGGCTATACTCCGAGAGAGAGAGACTTGGAAGAGTCCATTAACGAAGCTTTTGATGAAGTGTTTCATATTTTGAGAGGGGTTTCCGAAGAGAACCTCGATTCCCACATTCAGATGGAAATTAACGATGCCATCAGGAACCTGGAAAAGCTCAAGGAGGCCCTTGGAACTACTGTGCATACCGTATCCGAAGTCTCACATGATGTTCAGTCAAAGATAGATTCCCTCTCCCAGAATATTCAAGGCATCGGCGAGGCAATTAACCAGGTGACTGAGGCTATAAGTCAGGTCAGCATCGAAGCCCAGCGCCAGCAGGAGACGATTTCTGAAATCAAAAACGCAATGGATGTCGTTCAGGATACCGTCGCTGTTACCAGCCAAGCCACTGATCATGTGAGTGCAGCTGTGGATGAGGTCGTCTCTATCTCCAAGGAGGGGGAAGAGAGGGGCAGACTTGCGACTCAGGAGATTACGAAGATTCAGGATGTTATGACGAACATTACGCAGACTATCCAGGCTGTGAAGGAGATGGGAAAACAGATTGGAGAGATAACCAACGTTATTACTGGTATTGCCGGGCAGACAAACCTTCTGGCTCTCAACGCGGCGATTGAAGCTGCAAGAGCTGGGGAGGCCGGCAGGGGCTTCGCGGTCGTCGCCCAGGAGATCCGCAAACTTGCGGAGGAAAGCAAGGATGCCGCGAACAACATCAAAAAGATAATTGAGACGATGACCGAAAGGGTTGATGAAGCTGCCAGTGCGGCTGAGAATGGTGTTAGTGTAGTGGAAGAAGCAAGTGGCATCCTAGAAGAAACCATTGCATACATGACCAACATCAACGAACTCGTGTCTGAACTTGGTCCCCAGATGGAAGAACTGAAACAGAAGGTCGAAGAGGCGGAGAATGAAGTTCAGAAGGTTCTTCAGGCTGTAGATGCTCTCGCTGCGAGTGCCGAGGAAAACACTGCAGCTGCGGAGGAGGTCAGCTCCTCGGCTCAGGAACAGAATGCTGCTCTTGAAGAAATCTCTAGGGCAACAGACGAACTCCATAGAAGAATGGAGGATCTCATAGCGCTCCTGACCAAGGGGCTTTAA
- a CDS encoding calcium/sodium antiporter: protein MIVEIILFAVGLVLLIKGSDYFVEAASRVAKGFGVSEFIIALVLASIATTLPEVTVSAISSYQGNPDIALGNAIGSALANIALILGVSALIMPLSVERAAWKNALFMVAVTAYAGLLMHDGTISRLDGASLILIYFGFLYYLYRKHMTLEELPEGGTRDPRRDALIMLGSGLVVVIGAKLVVDSAVTIARAYGVPEIVIGLTMVSIGTSLPELTNSLMATLKRLPNISVGNIIGANILDVLMVIGIASLINPIKVDATVYTFTLPLTLLVMGLLTAVLRLTGRIDRVTAGVFLAVYAYFLYAYTTGAVRL from the coding sequence GTGATAGTTGAAATAATCCTCTTCGCCGTTGGTCTGGTTCTTCTCATCAAGGGGAGCGATTACTTCGTGGAGGCGGCCTCCCGCGTCGCCAAGGGGTTCGGCGTCAGTGAGTTCATAATCGCACTCGTCCTCGCGAGCATCGCCACCACACTGCCGGAGGTAACGGTCTCGGCCATATCCTCCTACCAGGGGAACCCGGACATCGCCCTGGGAAACGCCATAGGAAGCGCCCTCGCCAACATAGCTCTCATCCTCGGAGTCTCGGCCCTGATAATGCCCCTCAGCGTTGAGAGAGCCGCCTGGAAAAATGCCCTCTTCATGGTGGCCGTCACCGCCTACGCGGGCCTGCTCATGCACGACGGGACCATAAGCCGGCTCGACGGTGCCAGCCTCATACTCATCTACTTCGGCTTCCTCTACTACCTCTACCGGAAGCACATGACGCTCGAGGAACTTCCCGAGGGCGGAACCCGTGACCCCCGCAGGGATGCCCTGATAATGCTCGGAAGCGGTCTGGTCGTGGTCATCGGCGCCAAACTGGTCGTGGACAGCGCCGTAACGATAGCCAGGGCCTACGGTGTCCCGGAAATCGTGATCGGTCTGACGATGGTGTCCATAGGCACCTCCCTGCCGGAGCTCACGAACTCCCTCATGGCCACCCTCAAGAGGCTGCCCAACATAAGCGTCGGCAACATAATCGGCGCCAACATACTCGACGTGCTTATGGTCATAGGAATAGCGTCTCTGATAAACCCCATAAAGGTGGATGCGACGGTTTACACCTTCACCCTGCCGCTGACCCTCCTCGTTATGGGGCTCCTAACCGCCGTCCTGAGGCTCACGGGAAGGATAGACAGGGTTACTGCGGGTGTTTTTCTGGCAGTGTACGCATACTTCCTGTACGCCTACACCACCGGTGCCGTGAGGCTCTGA
- a CDS encoding thiamine ABC transporter substrate-binding protein, translating into MRKLGAFLAVLLLLGLLVPKPVAAEETLTVYSYDSIEWWMKEIVPLFEQKYGVKVNLVLIGDAGEVLNRLILEKDNPQADVVVGIDNSYLAKAIDAGVLEPYKPANADVIPDWIVEKFDPTYHLTPYDYGFIAINYRKDMVQNPPSSLEDLTKPEWKGKLIIEDPRTSSPGMAFLLWTIAVYGDDWLYYWEKLKENDVQIVKGWSEAWGAFSEGEYPLVLSYATSPAATVYYDNNTNVGAVAFREGNYLQIEGAGIIKGAKNKELAKKFIEFLISEEAQEKLPLNQWMYPVNGDVELPEVFQYAVKVDKPVAIDSREIETNYETWLKQWTQLMVEGKSPDEILGKTTTETGGETDNTGICGPALMVGLAVLPLLLRRRR; encoded by the coding sequence ATGAGGAAGCTTGGTGCGTTCCTCGCCGTGCTGCTGCTCCTGGGTCTCCTGGTTCCAAAACCGGTCGCGGCTGAAGAGACGCTGACGGTTTACTCCTACGACAGTATCGAGTGGTGGATGAAGGAGATAGTACCGCTTTTCGAACAGAAGTACGGGGTCAAGGTGAACCTCGTCCTCATCGGTGACGCCGGTGAGGTTCTAAACAGGCTTATCCTCGAGAAGGACAATCCCCAGGCTGACGTCGTTGTGGGCATAGACAACAGCTACCTGGCGAAGGCCATAGACGCAGGTGTGCTGGAGCCGTACAAGCCCGCCAACGCAGACGTAATTCCGGACTGGATCGTTGAGAAGTTCGACCCGACCTACCACCTCACGCCCTACGACTACGGTTTCATAGCCATCAACTACCGCAAGGACATGGTTCAGAACCCGCCGAGCAGCCTCGAAGACCTCACCAAGCCGGAGTGGAAGGGCAAGCTGATAATCGAAGACCCGCGCACGAGCTCGCCGGGAATGGCCTTCCTCCTCTGGACGATAGCGGTCTACGGCGACGACTGGCTCTACTACTGGGAGAAACTGAAGGAGAACGACGTTCAGATAGTCAAGGGCTGGAGCGAGGCGTGGGGTGCGTTCAGCGAGGGTGAGTACCCGCTCGTCCTCAGCTACGCCACCTCCCCAGCTGCAACCGTCTACTACGACAACAACACCAACGTCGGAGCCGTCGCCTTCAGGGAGGGCAACTACCTCCAGATAGAGGGCGCGGGAATAATCAAAGGCGCCAAGAACAAGGAGCTGGCCAAGAAGTTCATCGAGTTCCTCATAAGCGAGGAGGCTCAGGAGAAGCTCCCACTCAACCAGTGGATGTACCCAGTTAACGGAGACGTTGAACTCCCGGAGGTCTTCCAGTACGCGGTTAAGGTGGACAAGCCCGTCGCAATAGACTCCAGGGAGATAGAGACCAACTACGAGACCTGGCTCAAGCAGTGGACCCAGCTCATGGTCGAGGGCAAGAGCCCGGATGAGATACTCGGGAAGACGACCACCGAAACCGGCGGGGAAACCGATAACACTGGCATATGCGGGCCGGCCCTGATGGTTGGCCTCGCCGTGCTCCCGCTCCTCCTCAGGAGGAGGCGGTGA
- the asnS gene encoding asparagine--tRNA ligase, whose amino-acid sequence MIDKIYCVDVQPDMEGKRVKLAGWVYRKREVGKKVFIVLRDSSGIIQAIFKKELSEEAYEKAKKAGIESSVIIEGTVRADPRAPTGVEIQADRIEIVQNVDFFPITKDASEEFLLDVRHLHLHSPKVATIMKVKATMMQAAREWLLQDGWYEVFPPILVTGAVEGGATLFKLKYFDRTAYLSQSAQLYLEAAIFGLEKVWSLTPSFRAEKSRTRRHLTEFWHLELEAAWMDLWDIMKVEEELVSYMVQRTLELRKSEVETFRKDLTTLKNAVPPFPRVSYDEAIDILQSKGVEIEWGEDMGADEERILTQEFEAPFFVYGYPKGIKAFYMKEDPEDPRKVLAADMLAPEGYGEIIGGSQREDDYNKLVQRILEEGMKPEDYGWYLDLRKYGSVPHSGFGLGLERLVAWVLKLDHVRWATLFPRTPSRLYP is encoded by the coding sequence ATGATTGATAAGATTTACTGTGTCGATGTTCAGCCCGATATGGAAGGTAAACGCGTCAAGCTCGCAGGATGGGTTTACAGAAAGAGGGAAGTGGGAAAGAAGGTCTTCATAGTCCTCCGCGATTCAAGCGGGATAATTCAGGCCATATTTAAGAAAGAGCTGAGTGAGGAAGCCTACGAAAAAGCCAAAAAGGCGGGTATAGAGTCGAGCGTCATCATCGAAGGAACCGTCAGGGCAGACCCCCGCGCGCCCACCGGTGTTGAGATTCAGGCGGACAGAATTGAGATCGTGCAGAACGTGGACTTCTTCCCGATAACGAAGGACGCGAGCGAAGAGTTCCTCCTCGACGTCAGGCACCTTCACCTGCACTCACCCAAGGTCGCCACGATAATGAAGGTCAAGGCGACGATGATGCAAGCAGCTAGAGAGTGGCTCCTCCAGGACGGTTGGTACGAGGTCTTTCCCCCGATACTCGTCACCGGTGCCGTCGAGGGTGGAGCGACGCTCTTCAAGCTCAAGTACTTCGACAGGACGGCCTACCTCAGTCAGTCGGCCCAGCTCTACCTTGAGGCCGCCATCTTCGGCCTTGAAAAAGTCTGGTCGCTCACGCCGAGCTTTAGAGCGGAGAAGAGCAGGACCAGGAGGCACCTCACCGAGTTCTGGCACCTTGAGCTTGAAGCGGCGTGGATGGACCTCTGGGACATCATGAAGGTCGAGGAGGAGCTCGTCAGCTACATGGTTCAGCGCACCCTGGAACTCAGAAAGAGCGAGGTTGAGACCTTCAGGAAAGACTTAACCACCCTCAAGAACGCGGTTCCGCCCTTCCCGAGGGTGAGCTACGACGAAGCCATAGACATCCTCCAGAGCAAGGGCGTCGAGATAGAGTGGGGAGAGGACATGGGCGCCGACGAGGAGAGGATCCTCACCCAGGAGTTCGAGGCCCCGTTCTTCGTCTACGGCTATCCAAAGGGCATTAAAGCATTCTACATGAAGGAGGACCCGGAGGACCCGCGCAAGGTTCTCGCCGCGGACATGCTCGCGCCCGAGGGGTACGGCGAGATCATCGGCGGTTCCCAGCGTGAGGACGACTACAACAAGCTCGTGCAGCGCATCTTAGAGGAGGGCATGAAGCCGGAGGACTACGGATGGTACCTCGACCTCAGGAAGTACGGCAGCGTTCCGCACAGCGGCTTCGGCCTCGGCCTTGAGAGGCTCGTCGCCTGGGTGCTGAAGCTCGACCACGTCCGCTGGGCAACCCTGTTCCCGAGGACGCCGAGCAGGCTGTATCCGTGA
- a CDS encoding TIGR00288 family NYN domain-containing protein, giving the protein MKETLFKVLRRGEKEVEAEPPKHVRGKSIGLIIDGPNILRKEFGIKLEDIVEALERIGKIRVAKVVLNQYAPQGLIEAVVNQGLEPIIVAGDTDVRIAIEAMELIYNSDVEVIALATRDADFLPLINEAKRKGKETIAIGVEPGFSVALQNAADYVIRMERKGEERANNF; this is encoded by the coding sequence ATGAAGGAGACCCTCTTCAAGGTGCTCCGCAGGGGCGAAAAGGAGGTCGAGGCCGAGCCCCCCAAGCACGTGAGGGGCAAGAGCATCGGCCTGATAATCGACGGTCCGAATATTCTCCGCAAGGAGTTCGGGATAAAGCTCGAGGACATAGTCGAGGCGCTTGAGAGGATCGGAAAGATACGCGTTGCCAAGGTTGTCCTCAATCAGTACGCCCCCCAGGGACTCATCGAAGCCGTCGTCAATCAGGGACTCGAGCCGATAATCGTCGCCGGTGACACGGACGTCAGGATAGCGATAGAGGCAATGGAGCTCATCTACAACTCGGACGTCGAGGTCATCGCCCTGGCCACCCGCGATGCGGACTTTCTCCCCCTCATCAACGAGGCCAAACGTAAGGGTAAGGAGACCATAGCCATAGGCGTTGAACCCGGCTTTTCCGTGGCCCTTCAGAACGCGGCCGACTACGTGATAAGAATGGAGAGAAAGGGGGAGGAACGGGCAAATAACTTTTAA
- a CDS encoding SPFH domain-containing protein — translation MPFAGAALIIIGVFLLIMLLLSVKVIRPYQKGLVERLGKFNRILEPGIHFIIPFMERVKVVDMREHVVDVPPQEVICKDNVVVTVDAIVYYQILDPVKVVYNVSNFLMAIIKLAQTNLRAIIGEMELDETLSGRDIINAKLREELDKITDRWGVKITRVEIQRIDPPRDIQEAMAKQMTAEREKRAMILLAEGERESKIKKAEGEKQAAILQAEGEKQRQILVAEGQAEAIRKVLEALSMADEKYLALQYIEKLPELGRQGNLIVPYDTESLIGLLRILQKVKDIPMPETPKPSSGDGGEEVTPSEPGEGGSDLNPEKA, via the coding sequence ATGCCATTTGCTGGAGCAGCGCTTATCATAATCGGAGTGTTCCTTTTGATAATGCTTCTGCTGAGCGTGAAGGTGATCCGTCCGTATCAGAAGGGTCTCGTCGAGAGGCTCGGAAAGTTCAACAGAATCCTGGAACCGGGAATACACTTCATAATACCCTTCATGGAGCGCGTCAAGGTTGTGGACATGCGCGAGCACGTCGTCGATGTGCCGCCGCAGGAGGTCATCTGTAAGGACAACGTCGTCGTCACCGTCGATGCCATCGTTTACTACCAGATACTCGACCCCGTCAAGGTCGTTTACAACGTCAGCAACTTCCTGATGGCCATCATCAAGCTCGCCCAGACCAACCTCCGTGCCATCATCGGTGAGATGGAGCTCGACGAAACGCTGAGCGGAAGGGACATCATCAACGCCAAGCTGAGGGAAGAGCTTGACAAGATAACCGACCGCTGGGGTGTCAAGATAACCCGCGTTGAGATACAGCGCATAGACCCGCCGCGGGACATACAGGAGGCCATGGCCAAGCAGATGACTGCTGAGCGTGAGAAGAGGGCCATGATACTCCTCGCGGAGGGCGAAAGGGAGAGCAAGATAAAGAAAGCCGAGGGTGAAAAGCAGGCAGCCATACTCCAGGCCGAGGGTGAGAAGCAGAGGCAGATACTGGTCGCGGAAGGTCAGGCCGAGGCAATACGGAAGGTTCTCGAGGCACTCTCGATGGCCGACGAGAAGTACCTCGCCCTCCAGTACATCGAGAAGCTCCCCGAGCTCGGAAGGCAGGGCAACCTGATCGTGCCCTACGACACCGAATCCCTAATCGGACTGCTGAGGATACTCCAGAAGGTGAAGGACATCCCGATGCCCGAGACGCCCAAGCCTTCCAGCGGCGATGGTGGGGAGGAAGTGACCCCCTCCGAGCCGGGTGAAGGTGGCTCAGATTTGAATCCGGAAAAGGCTTAA
- a CDS encoding NfeD family protein — protein sequence MEALPISLLILGLLVIALDMMVTAFITPIGIAMVVMGLLMGFGVSFTESFVAALIAAVISYIIVGRYVRNDVQDAGKGKYTFELKGKRGKVVEIGKDHYIVELEGDRWIALAEGDEKPGIGDTVEVVNVDGVKLMVRKV from the coding sequence ATGGAAGCGCTCCCAATTTCCCTTCTTATCCTCGGCCTCCTCGTGATAGCCCTGGACATGATGGTTACCGCGTTCATAACCCCGATCGGAATAGCGATGGTCGTCATGGGGCTCCTGATGGGGTTCGGGGTGAGCTTCACGGAGAGCTTCGTCGCGGCCCTCATAGCGGCGGTAATCTCGTACATAATCGTTGGCCGCTACGTAAGAAATGATGTCCAGGATGCCGGAAAGGGCAAGTACACCTTCGAGCTGAAGGGCAAGCGCGGGAAGGTGGTTGAAATAGGAAAGGACCACTACATCGTCGAGCTTGAGGGGGACAGGTGGATAGCGCTGGCCGAGGGGGACGAAAAGCCCGGAATCGGCGACACCGTTGAGGTCGTCAATGTGGACGGCGTCAAGCTCATGGTCAGGAAGGTCTGA
- a CDS encoding TIGR00288 family NYN domain-containing protein — MAGSNWERIISMTKDGMRSIGMMRRKMSRGKRIALLIDGPNILRKEFGIKLEDIVEALEGLGDLRVAKVVLNQYAPQGLIEAVSNQGFDTMVVSGETGVKLAVEAMREIYNQNIDAIAIATRNAEFLPVILKAKEKGKETIVLGIEPGFSAALKHAADYTIILNPKGDEE; from the coding sequence ATGGCGGGCAGCAACTGGGAGCGGATAATATCGATGACGAAGGACGGGATGAGGAGCATCGGAATGATGCGGAGAAAGATGAGCCGGGGAAAGAGGATAGCTCTTCTCATTGATGGCCCGAATATTCTTCGTAAGGAGTTCGGGATAAAGCTTGAGGACATAGTCGAGGCCCTCGAGGGACTCGGCGACCTGCGCGTTGCCAAGGTTGTCCTCAACCAGTACGCCCCCCAGGGACTCATCGAAGCCGTCTCGAACCAGGGGTTCGACACCATGGTCGTCTCCGGTGAGACCGGGGTGAAGCTCGCGGTTGAGGCGATGCGCGAGATATACAACCAGAATATCGATGCCATAGCCATAGCAACCCGAAATGCGGAGTTCCTCCCGGTCATCCTCAAGGCCAAGGAGAAGGGCAAGGAGACGATAGTGCTCGGCATAGAGCCGGGCTTTTCCGCGGCCCTCAAGCACGCGGCGGACTACACAATAATCCTGAACCCGAAGGGTGATGAGGAATGA
- a CDS encoding phosphoadenosine phosphosulfate reductase domain-containing protein, whose amino-acid sequence MGRPVFLGKAYINWCEKCNVPLIGDSCAVHGKESVFRLNITPPGDLRFAFEKDIEFIRSVFREHYGVDLGELFEGKVVLLNKTPGEDDTYEVILDGYVFGWIRFDPLELKWKPGLKVEGAMALWKRFGKSMGKWIIVDEGAIEPILNGSNLLPVGIIEAEQSIRRNDDVILVSESGEVIATGIAKKDYESLANKERGTGVKVRRQKAVNYRERRKATMEDVLRANSIELEKKVAEAKRFMRKTAMRYSDLPIAVAFSGGKDSLAVLGLALEEFGDEGFTVFFNNTGIEFPETLEYVEELRKELEPKGIKFIVADAGDAFWRALHVFSPPGRDYRWCCKVTKLGPITMAIKENYPKGVLMFVGQRKYESIKRFKQPRVWKNPWVPNETGASPIFHWRALEVWLYIFSRNLKYNPLYEDRLDRIGCFLCPSASLAEIYTLKEEKPELWARWENELKRWGKRFGMPDEWITYGFWRWKKLSRGEKAIAKELGVDVPEERSWEPVKYSMVENDDGTFTVRFNTVVNLRRIKEVAPILGEVEEGENYIRAGEVIFREDGAYTGDFGEGVQAYYLIKRAYECVGCGVCVGKCPEGALSIDPRSRKIVVNGELCTHCRECMDVCPLLKIKNPAEGSQL is encoded by the coding sequence ATGGGAAGGCCGGTATTCCTCGGTAAGGCTTACATAAACTGGTGCGAGAAGTGCAACGTCCCGCTCATCGGAGATAGCTGTGCCGTCCACGGAAAGGAGAGCGTTTTCCGCCTTAACATCACTCCCCCGGGCGATTTGAGGTTCGCCTTTGAAAAGGACATTGAATTCATACGCTCGGTCTTCAGGGAGCACTACGGCGTCGACCTCGGCGAGCTGTTCGAGGGGAAGGTGGTGCTCCTCAACAAGACGCCCGGGGAGGATGACACCTACGAGGTAATACTCGATGGCTACGTCTTCGGCTGGATACGCTTCGACCCGCTGGAGCTGAAGTGGAAGCCCGGCCTGAAGGTCGAGGGGGCAATGGCGCTGTGGAAGCGCTTTGGGAAGTCAATGGGGAAGTGGATAATCGTCGATGAAGGTGCCATAGAGCCGATCCTTAACGGCTCCAACCTCCTGCCCGTCGGGATAATCGAGGCGGAGCAGAGCATAAGGCGGAACGACGACGTAATCCTCGTCTCCGAGAGCGGTGAGGTCATCGCAACCGGCATAGCGAAGAAGGACTACGAATCCCTGGCCAACAAAGAGCGCGGAACCGGCGTTAAGGTCAGGCGGCAAAAGGCGGTAAACTACCGCGAGAGAAGGAAGGCCACGATGGAAGATGTGCTGAGGGCAAACAGCATCGAGCTCGAGAAGAAGGTGGCGGAAGCGAAGCGCTTCATGAGAAAAACTGCCATGCGCTACTCCGACCTGCCGATAGCGGTGGCCTTCTCCGGCGGAAAGGACAGCCTGGCGGTTCTCGGCCTGGCTCTGGAGGAGTTCGGCGACGAGGGCTTCACCGTCTTCTTTAACAACACCGGCATAGAGTTCCCGGAAACGCTCGAATACGTCGAGGAGCTGAGGAAGGAGCTTGAGCCAAAGGGGATTAAGTTCATAGTTGCCGATGCCGGCGACGCCTTCTGGCGCGCCCTTCACGTCTTTTCCCCGCCGGGCAGGGACTACCGCTGGTGCTGTAAAGTAACGAAGCTCGGCCCGATAACCATGGCGATAAAGGAGAACTACCCGAAGGGCGTTCTCATGTTCGTCGGTCAGAGGAAGTACGAGAGCATAAAGAGGTTTAAACAGCCGAGGGTCTGGAAGAACCCCTGGGTGCCGAACGAGACCGGAGCATCGCCGATATTCCACTGGCGCGCGCTGGAGGTCTGGCTCTACATCTTCAGCAGGAACCTCAAGTACAACCCGCTCTACGAGGACAGACTTGACAGAATAGGCTGTTTCCTCTGCCCGAGCGCCTCCCTGGCGGAAATCTACACCCTCAAGGAGGAGAAGCCCGAACTCTGGGCCAGGTGGGAGAACGAGCTCAAACGCTGGGGGAAGCGCTTTGGAATGCCTGACGAGTGGATAACCTACGGCTTCTGGCGGTGGAAGAAGCTCAGCAGGGGCGAGAAGGCGATAGCGAAGGAGCTGGGCGTGGATGTTCCGGAGGAGCGCTCCTGGGAGCCCGTGAAGTATTCGATGGTGGAGAACGATGACGGCACCTTCACGGTTCGTTTCAACACCGTCGTGAACCTGAGGAGGATTAAAGAGGTCGCCCCGATCCTTGGAGAGGTCGAGGAGGGCGAAAACTACATAAGAGCAGGGGAGGTTATCTTTAGGGAGGACGGCGCATACACCGGAGACTTCGGCGAGGGAGTTCAGGCGTACTACCTCATAAAGAGGGCCTACGAGTGCGTCGGCTGCGGCGTCTGCGTCGGTAAGTGTCCGGAAGGGGCGCTCAGCATCGACCCGAGGAGCAGAAAGATCGTCGTGAACGGTGAGCTCTGCACCCACTGCAGGGAGTGTATGGACGTATGCCCTCTGCTGAAAATCAAAAACCCCGCGGAAGGAAGCCAGCTTTAA